The DNA window GAACGGAACCGTCGGGTGCGGTCCCCCAGACCGGTTTCGAACCGCGGTCGTCCCTGTACGACTGGAAGGCTCCGTTCCCTTCCTCGTCGTAGCGGTCCGCGAAGTCGTCGGTTGCAACCATCTTGAATCCGTTCCGCGAGTTCGCCACGAGGATGTCCGCGTCCACACCCTTGTCGGTCAGGACCATCGCGGGCGTGATGCCGAAGAGACCGACGTCGATGTCGCCAGCGGCGAACGCCTTGACGGCGGCGGGGCCGGACGAAAACTTCGTCGTCGAGAGCTTCACGTCGAGTTCGTCGTAATACCCGCGTTCGCTCATCACGAAGTGTTGGATGTTCGAATAAATCGGAACCCACCCGACGTGGAGGGATTCCGTCTTACCGCTCCCTCCGAGGGTACAACCCGCGAGCCCCGCCATTCCCGCTCCCGTCGCTGCCAACAGTCCGCGTCGTGATATCGTGTCCATGCCGGTTTAACAATCTAGAACAACTAGTTAATAGGAGTTGTTATTCTATACTCTGCATTTATTAACCCGTTCGCGCTACCGGTACTCCGTGCTGTTGATGCGAGCAGACGAATATCGGAGATGTCGCTCCGGAGTTCGGAAAATGCAAAAACGAGGAGAGTTCAGAAGTCGAAATTCAAGCGTTCTCGACTTGCTTGAGCACGTCGGGCGCGCTCTCCAACGCCTCGTCCAGTTTGTCGGCGTCGGGACCGCCGCCCTGGGCGAAGTCGGCGGGGCCGCCGCCGCCACCGCCGACGAAGGAGGCGAGTTCGCCGACGACCGACCCGGCGTTCACCGACGAGCCGTCCGGGATGGCGACGACGAACTGCGCGCCGTCGGCACCGCTGCCGATGACGGCGATTTTACCGTCCTCGGCCATGGCGTTGGCCGTGGCGCGGAGTTCCTCCATGTCGGTGTCGATGCGCTGGATGACGGCGGTCGTGTCGCCGACTTCGATTTCCTCGCCGCCGCCCGCACCGCTGGCGCGGGCCTCGGCGAGTTGCTCTTTGAGGTCCTCTATCTGCTTGCCGCGGGCCTTCCACTCTTCGAAGAAGCGGTCGGCCGTTTCCGGAACCTCCGACGGCGAAACGTCGAGGGTGTCGGCGGCGGCACCGAGATAGTCCTCGGTCTCCTGTGTCGCCTCGATGGCGGCGTCACCGGCGGCGAAGGTGAGACGTTCCACGCCGTCCTGCACGCGCTCGGTGTTGAGGAGTTTGATACAGCCGACGTCACCGGTTCGGCGGACGTGAGTGCCACCGCAGGCCTGCACGTCCTCGGCGACGTGGATGAGTCGGATGTTCGTCCCGGCGGGAATCCCACCCTGATAGAGGTCGAAGCCGAACTCCTCCTCGGCCTCGTGGCGGTTGGGCCACTCCTGCTGGACCGTCGTGTTCTCCATGACGATTTCGTTGGCCAGCAGTTCGATTTGCTTCGCCGTCTCGCGGTCGATGCGCTCGTAGTGGCGCACGTCGATGCGCGAACTGTCGGTTCCCTTCTGGGCACCTGCCTGCCGAATGTGGTCGCCGAGAATCTGGCGCGCCGCGTGGACGACGATGTGGGTCGCCGTGTGGTGGCGCATCAGGCGACGGCGACGCTGAGCGTCTATCTGTCCGCGGACGATGGAGCCCTTATCGACGGGGTCGTCGGTGTGGTGGAGCACCACGCCGTCGTCGATTTGGGTGTCCGTGACCTTCACCGTCTTCTCGTCGGTCGAGAGCGTTCCGTGGTCGCCGGGTTGGCCACCGCCCTCCGGGTAGAACATCGTCTGGTCGAGCACGACGTCGTAGCCCTCCTCGCGGTCGAACACGTCGAGGACGACGGCTTCGAAATCGGTCCGGTACTGGTCCTCGTAGTAGAGGCGTTCGGTCTTGGGGAGGTCGGTGAAACGGTCGTCCTCGGATTCCTCCTCCTCGAACGCCTGTCCGCCGTCGTGGCGCTCGGCGACGAGGCTGTAGAAGTCGTCCGGGACCGACACCGAGGCACCGAACTCGTCGGCGATTTCCTCGACCATATCGGGCTGTAGGCCGTGCGAGTCGTACAACTCGACGAGCGTCTCGGTCGGGATGGGTTTGCCTTCCTCGGCGTGTCGCTTGGCGAGGCGACGAACCCGGCGGCCGCCCTGTTCGAGCGTCTCGCGGTACTTTTCGACCTCCGTCCGAACGATGTCGCGGATGGTGTCGCGGTTCTCGTAGCCGAGGCGTTCGGCCTGCATGTCCACGAGTTCGTCCAGCGGCGCATCGACGCCGACGGTATCACAGAGGCGCTTCGTCCGGCGGAGCACCATGCGGGCGAGATAGCCGGTGGCGACGTTGCTCGGGACGATGCCGTCGCCGAACATGTAGGCGAGGGCCCTGCTGTGGTCGGCGATGGCGTAGATGGTTTCGAGCGGCTCCATCAGTTCGACGAGTTCCGTCGTCGAGACGCCGACCTTCTCCGCGATGTTGTCGCGGGCGGCGTCCATGTCCTCGGCCTCGTCGATGTCCATGTGACCCGCGAGCTTCGCGGCGCGGTGGACGAGTTCCTCTTCCTCCTCGGAGAGATTTATGTCGGCGTTCTCCTTGAGGAAGGCGATCATGTCGGGATAGACGGCCTCGTAGACGGTCGGGGTTCCCTGACTCATCCACGTCCAGCGTTCCAGGCCGTACCCGGTGTCCACGATGTACGTGTCCATCGGGCTGTACCGGTTGCCGTCCTTCATCTCGTACTCGCCGTCGGGGTCCTGCTCCATCGACATGAAGACGAGGGTGGCGAGTTCCGCACCCTTGTAGATGACTTCGATAGCGGGGCCGGCGTTGCCGCCGCCGACCCACGGGTCCTCGATGTAGGTGATTTCGTCCAAGTCCGCGCCGACGGACTCGAACAGTTGGTCGCAGTAAGCCACGGTTTCGTCCTTCCAGTAGACTTCGCCGTCGTAGGCGTACTCCTCCTCGGCGTCCTCGCGGACGTTGAAGGCGTGATGGGCCATCATCTCGAAGGCCATCGTGTGCCGTCCCGTCTTGCCAACGTTGTCGATGTCCTGCATGCGGATGCAGGGTTGGCTGATGGTCAGCGGGTTGGCCGGTGGCGGCGTCTTCCCGCTGGTGACGAGGGGCTGGAAGTCGTAGATGGATGCCTGTGTCAGTAGCACGTCGTCACGCCAGCGATTCGCCGCGACCGGGTAGGGGTCGATTCGTTCGTGGTCGTGTTCCTCGAAGAACGAGAGGAACACCTCCCGCATCTCCGATAGGGAATACTCCTCCTCGAAGCCGGGGTCGTCGATGAACCCGTACTCCGCACACGGCGGTTCCCCGCACGTCTGTCGGTCGTGGTCGCGCGTCCAGAAGTGCGCTCCACACTCGGAGCACTCTTTTCGCACGAAGTCGTTTTCCTCGAAATAATCGAGGCGATACTCCTCCTCGAGTTCGCTCATTCTTGGTAGTTTGTCACCCATCGGTGCGTAAAACAGTTCCGCAAGCACGTTCAGGCCGGGCGAGACATCCGTCAGAAGCGGGGAACGCGTCCGTCGTCGCTCCGAACCCGCGAGGGAAGCGATGCCGGGGAACGGGCGAAAGAGTCGAACGGGTCAGAACAGTTCGCCGACGGACTCGAAGACGGCGAAGCCCGAATCGTCGGCGTCGAGCGCGTACGATTCGAACCGTCGAACCGAGTAGCGGTAGGCGGCCGGAGGCGCGACGACGCCGAGGAGCACCGCGATGAGGCCGCCGATGAGGCGGACCGTGGGCGGCGAAATCGCCACGGCGTACCCGAGGAATCCCGTGATGAACTCGAACATGCTCGAAACGCCCGCCGCCGTGCCGGGCGTGATGGCGGTGACGGCACCGCCGTAGCCGAGGAGCACCACGAGCGAGTACGTCGCGAACGCCGTCTTGCTCGGGACGACGGCCGTCCGACTCTTGGTGACGTTGACTTCGCCGAACCGCGGGAACATGGTCCCGATTCCGATGGCGACGACCGCCCCCGCGAGTCCGAGGAGGGCGCTCAGACCGGTCAAGGAAAGCCACCTCGTCAGTTCGAGGGGGCTCAAAAATCCGGTAATCGCGGTGGCGAGGACGACGATGGGAAGACCGACGACGGTCACGGCGAGAACGTGTCCCTTGACGAACTCCCTGCCGCGGATGGACGAGATGAGCGTTACCGGCAGCATCGAACCTTCGTCGCCGAGGGGGTTCAGCGTCGCGCCGCCCATGGCCCACGCGCCGTACAGCGAGACGACGACCGGTAACGATTCGGTGACGTGACCCGCCTGGACCGCCTCCTGAATCGGACCGGAGACGAGAAACACCGGGTACACGACGTAGAGGAGTCGAATCGGCGAGCGTTTCGTTCGCCGCCAGACGTTGGCGACCACGGAGCGCGTCGGTTTGGACGCGATGGCCGCGAGGAAGTCGGCGTTCGACTCGCTGGAGTCGTACTGTTTGTTTTCGGGTTGCACCCGGTCGCCGTACCAGAGTCGCGTCGCCAACCGAACGTCGAGCGCGAACAGGACCGGCAGGCCGACGACGACGAGGGCGACCGCGCCGCCGAGCCGCGCGAGCGACGGCGACGTGCCGGGTATTCCGAGAACGAGCACGTCGCCGAGCCACGCGGTCGGGGCGTTCTGCAACACCTCGGCGAGCGAGGCCATGACCGTCCCGAGCGCGTTGCTCATGACCGCGGCCATGTAGATGCCGAACGCGAGCACCGCGAGGACGGATTTGTACTGGGCGAGGAGTTCCGACCGTTCGAGCGCGATTTTGATGAGCAGGCCGAGAATGTGACCAGCGAGAAGGGCCGTCGTGACGAGTCCGAGCAGGGCGAGGACGACGGTAACGAGCGGGAGCGGCGTGCCGAGGGAGAGACTCAACGCCGCGGTTATCGACAGCAGCGGTATCGCCGCGATGGAGACCACGCGGGCGAGTTCCGCGCCGAGCAGTCCGCCAACCACGTCGCGGGCGGGAACGGTCGTCAACATGCCCGCTTCCTGGTCGATACGGCCTGTTTTGCCGATGACGCGCGAGGCTATCATCACGGTGACCATGAGCCACGAGACGGCGATACCGCCGCGCGCACCCACCAACAGCGGGAGGTCCGTCGTGGCGAGTTCGCCGCCGAATTTGTACGCGAGGTACGAACCGGCGACGGTCGGAACGCCGATGAAGATGAGGGAGAACAGCCCGAAGGCGAGCATCTGAATCGGCTTCTTTCCGATGGCACGGACGCTCCGGCGGTACTCCATGCGGGCGATTCGAACGCTCCGCCCGGGGCTCCAGTTCATCGTTCCACCGGTGCCGGAGCGGGTTCCTCGCTCGTCACGTCGAGGAACACGTCTTCGAGCGTCTGTTCTTTCTCGGCGCGGTGGGTGAGTCGCTCCGGCGAGTCCTCGGCGACGAGCGACCCGTCGTACAGCACGCCGACGGTATCGGCGAGCTCTTCGACCACGGGGAGGATGTGCGTCGAGAGGAAGACGGTCATGCCGTCGGCGGTGAGTTCGGAGATGAGTTCGCGCACGGTGCGGGCGGCACGCGGGTCGAGACCCGACGTTGGCTCGTCGAGGAAGACGACGTCGGGTTCGTGAAGGACGGTCTGAATCAGCGCCGTCTTCTGTTTCATCCCCTTCGAGTAGGTGCCGACGCGCTCGTCCGCGTCGTCGAGGAGGTCGAAGCGACGGAGGAGTGTCTCGATTCGGTCGTCGGCCTCAACGTTACGAAGCCCGGCGATGTACTGCAACTGCTCGCGGGCCGTGAGTTCGTCGTACAGCGGCGGTTCCTCGGGCATGTAGCCGATGTGCGGAACGACGGCGTCCCGGTCGGCGATGGAGTGGCCCGCGACGCGTGCGGTGCCGCTCGTCGGCGGCGTCAGCGTCGTCAGCATCCGCATCGTCGTCGTCTTCCCCGCACCGTTCGGGCCGAGGAAGCCGTAGACGGATTCGGACGGAACGGTCAGTTCGAGGTTCGAAACGACCGTCGTGTCGTCGAATCGCTTCGTCAGTCCGTCCGTCTCGATGGCGGGCCTCATCGACTGCCCTCCGGCCGTTCGAGTTCGAATTGGAGAGCAACGCTCGTGGGGACTGTGCGAACCATACTCCGTGGAGTGTACCGAGACGTAAAAAATCCGACTGAAAGGGTCAGCTAGTTTTGTAATAGAAAGGTGACAAGATGGCGACGAGGAATCAGTTATCGAGCGCCAGCGACGCCAGCATCGCTTCGAGTTGCACGCGCTCGTTCGCACCTTCCGTGATGCGGAAGTCGGCTTCGCCGACGCGTTCGAGGACGCGCACCGCGTCGTCGTCGTCCAAGTCGAACTCCCAAATCGAGCGGTGGAGTTGGTCGATGATGTCGCCACCGGCCATGCCGCGCTCGGTGAGCAGTTCGTCGAGGATGGAACGGGAACGGGTGAAATCGCCGTCGATGGCGTGTCGAACCATCTCCTTGATGTCCTCGGGTCGGGCGGTGCTGGTGATGACGAAGACGCTCTCCTCGTCCACCTGCTCGCCCATGACGGCGGCGGCTTGCAGGGCGTTGATGGCTTTGCGCATGTCGCCGTCGGCGGCGTAGACGAGCGCCTCGATACCGTCGTCGGTGGTTTCGATACCCTCCTCGTCGGCGACGTACTGGACGTACCCGGCGACCGCATCGTCGGGAATCGGGCCGAAGCGGAACACCGCACACCGGGACTGGATGGGGTCGATGATTTTCGAGGAGTAGTTGCACGACATGATAAAGCGCGTCTTGTCCGAGAACTGCTCCATCGTGCGGCGGAGGGCGGCCTGCGCGTCGCTCGTCAGGGAGTCCGCCTCGTCCAGGAAGATGATCTGGAAATCGACCGCTCCGGGGTCGTGGCGGGCGAAGTTCTTGATCTGGTCGCGCACCACGTCGATACCGCGCTCGTCGGAGGCGTTCAGTTCGAGGAAGTGGCTCTGCCAGCTATCGCCGTACAGTTCCTTGGCGATGGCGACCGCACAGGTCGTCTTCCCGATGCCCGCCTGCCCGGAGAACAGCAGGTTAGGCAGGTCGTTCCGCTCGATATAGCTTTTCAGTCGAGCCGTGATGTCGTCGTGGCCCGCCACGTCGTCGAGGGTTTGGGGCCGGTACTTCTCGACCCAGATAGTTCCACGTCCGGGGACGGTTTCCGCGTCGGCCTCGCTCATGGTCCAGCAGAGGCACCTATCGTTCTTAAAGTCCCCGAGACTCCGCGCCCGCGCTTCACGATTTCCCGTCGGGAGAACGGCCGGTTAGGCCAGCGATTCCGGCGAACAACGCACGATTCTCCGCGACAACGACTCAATTACTATCCTGTCGGACGCCGACAACCGGCCCATGCGTGCACACGTGAGTATCCTCGTCGTGGTGCTACTGCTCGCCATCATGCCCGCGACGGCGGCGGCAGAACAGACACGAACCGGCGGAACGGTCGTCGTCGAACAGGGCGAAACCGTCCGCGACGGTCTCACCGCCACCGGCGGAACCGTCGTGATTCGCGGGACGGTCGATGGCGACCTGAGCGCCTTCTCCGGAAACGTCCTCGTCGCCCAAAGCGGCCGGGTCAACGGCGACGTGTCGGCGGTCGCCGGGAACGTCCGAATCGAGGGGACGGTCACCGGAACCGTCGACGCACAGACCGGCAACCTCGCCATCGCCCAGTCGGCCACCGTCGGGTCCCTCGAAGGCGCGGCGGGCTACACCCTGATCGCGGGCACCGTCGAAGGGAACGCGCGGGTTGCGAGCGAGACGCTCACGCTCGCCAACACGGCGAACGTCGGCGGCAACCTCGTCTACGACACGGAAACGTTCAACCGCCAACAGGGGGCGACCGTCAGCGGGACGGTCCGACAGGACGAATCGCTGGGTGACGCGGGTCCCGCACCCGTGCCGCAAGTGCCCAACTGGGTCGGCGCAGTGTACGGCTTCTTCGTCAATCTCCTCTTGGGTATCGTGCTGTTGGCGGCGTTCCCCGGCTTCTCCGAGGGCGTCGCCGACCGGGGGCGAGCCGACCCGGTGCTTTCGGTCGGAGTCGGCCTCCTCCTGCTCGTCCTCATCCCCATCGTGCTCCTCGTCTTCGCCGTGACCCTCATCGGCATCCCCATCTCGATTCTCGGCGCAATCATCTTCGCCATCTTCCTCTGGATCGCCACGGTGTACGGGTCGTTCACCGTCGGCGTCTGGCTGCTCTCGCTGGCGGACGAGGGAAGTCGGTGGATCGGCTTGGTGCTCGGCCTGTTCGTCATCGCCGTCCTCGACCGGATACCCATCGTCGGCGGCATCGTCCAGTTCGTCGTCCTCCTGCTGGGACTCGGCGCGCTGGCGATGGCGCTCCGGGCGCACTACCGCGGACGGCGGAGCACGCCGGAGTACGTCGAAACGACGCGCAGGGGAACCGACGAGGAGACGCCAGCCGACTGACCAATCTATTGTTCGAGAGCCGACGCGGTGCTACTCATCGAAATCGAAACGAACGACACCGGCGCACGCTGGCAGGACGACGGCAACGCCGTGAGCACGCGGTGCGGTGCGGTGCGGTGCTGTGCGGTGGCGGTTTCAGTGACGTCTGTCGTTGCAGTCATAGAAAAACTAACGACACCCCACCGCGAGCGGGCGGGGGCTTTCGAAGTCCTCATCGAGGTCGTCACGGTTTCGGCGAAACCAACTCGAAGTCGTCGTCTTCGACACGCTCAAGGGCCGAGAACGGTAAGACACGGCAATGAACGTGACCGTCGAGGTGGTCGGCGAGGGGAGCCACGAGTTCGACGTGGACGACGAAACCTACGCCGACTTGGTGTCGAAAGTGGACCTGAGCCCACACGAGGTGTCCGTGATGGTGGACGGGCGGCCGGTTCCGGAGGACCAACCGGTCGAAGCGGAACACGTGAAAATCCTCCGGCTCATCAAGGGCGGATGACCGTCCGGGCCGCGACCGGGGACGACCACCTCGACGTGTTGCGAATCGTGAACGGCGCGATGCTCGAAATCGACGCCGCGGCAGTCGAGCAGAAAATCGAGTCCGGGGACGTGCTGGTAGCGGAAGACGAAGGGCGACTCCTCGGCGCGGCGGTGCTCGACGCCGCGGCGGACCGACCGACCCACATCGGGGCAATCGCGGTGCGACGAGCGCGTCGGGGGCAGGGAATCGGCGGCGAACTGATAGCGGCCGCCGTCGAACGCGAGGGAGCGCTGACGGCCGATTTCGCGCCGAAGGTGCGGCCGTTCTACGAGTCGTTGGGGTTCGAAATCGAGGAGATGGCGGAGCGAAACGAGGACAAGCCAGACGGGGGACCCGAAGGGGACGGACGGTTGTGGGGACGGTTCGAAAGCGAAGACTGATACCGCGAGTTCGCCAACGACGACCATGGACGAGACGAAACGCCGCCGTCTCTCGCTCATCTGGATGGCGTTCGCGCTGGCGATGGGGTACTATGCGCTCGCTGACGGGTTCGACGCCGCGACCGGCGAGTTATTGAGCCTTCTTGTCGCCCTGTTCGGCGTCGGACTGGCCGCGCTCTACTACTTCAATCCCGGCGACGTGCTGTCGTTCAACTGAACGGGAGCGGCGGAGGTCGGTGGGAGGTTGCGATGTCGGCGTCCTCCCGAATCCCAAGTGAGACAATTGTTACAAAAATGTAGTTTCGGGAGCGCTTTACTGTGTTCGTTCGGTAGTTCGACGTAATGGTCAGACAGGAGTCACGCTCCCTCGGCATCGTCACGGGAGAGCGGGCACCGGAACTGTCGGAAAACGGACGTTCCGTGCAGGCCGAGTTACGCGACCGTGGCTGGGCGGCGGAACCCGTCATCTGGATGGACGAGGATATCGATTGGTCGCGCTTCGACGTCGCGCTCGTCCGCTCGTGCTGGAACTATCACATCCGACCGGACGCCTTCCGCGAGTGGACGGAAATAGTCGAGGAGGCGGGGGTGACGCTACTCAATCCGGGGGAGGTCGTTCGCTGGAACATGCACAAGTTCTACCTCCGCGAACTCGCCGCGGAGGGCGTCGATATCCTTCCGACGGCGTGGGTGGAGCGGGGGAGCGACGGAAACCTTCGGACGGTGCTTCGGGAAAACGGCTGGCAGGAAGCCGTGGTGAAACCGGCCATCGGGACGAGTTCGGCGAACGCGTGGCGCACGTCGGTTGACGAGGCGGCAGACCGGCAAGAGGAGTTCGAGACGCTCGTGGCCGACCGAGGCGTGCTCGTCCAGCAGTTCGCGCCGGAAATCGCTGACGGGGAGCGGTCGCTCGTCTTCTTCGGCGGCGAGTTCAGCCACGCGCGGCGGCGCTATCCCGCCGACGGGGACTTCCGCGCCCACAACAGGTACGGCGGGACGGGAGAGGCCTACGACCCGCCGCGAAAACCCGTCGAGCAGGCGCGAGACGTGCTCGAAACTGCGTGCGAAATTCTGGACATCGACCCCGTTTCCCTCCCGTACGCTCGCGTGGACGGTCTCGAACGGGGCGGTGACGACGGGGAGGGCGGTGACAACAGGGTCGGAGGTGACAACAGGGACGGCGGTGACGACGAGCAGACCGGCGAGTTCCACCTGATGGAACTCGAACTCATCGAGCCGTATCTGAGCCTCGATACGCGCGAGGGGGCGGTGACGACGTTCGCCGACGCCATCGAGTCGGCGCTTCGCGTCGTCCGAAAGTAAGTCGATGAAGGCCTAAATCAGCGGTTCGACCAGTTCCGTCCCGGCGTCGAGGAGGTCACGAACGCGGTCGTCGCTCTCTCCCTCGGCGTAAATTCGCATCGCAGGTTCCGTTCCACTCGGGCGGACGAGGAGCCACGACCCGTCGTCGAGGAGGATTTTGAAGCCGTCCTTCGTCACCACGTCGGCCACGTCGTGACCCGCAACCTCGTCGGGGAGTTCGGCTTCGAGGTCGGCGAGGACGCGCTCCTTTTCGTCGTCCGGACAGTCGAGGCTGATTTTGTTCTGGTGTATCTCGCCGAACTCGGCGAGCAGGTCGTCCACGCGGTCGTCGAAGGGGCGTTCGGCCGCGATTGCCGCGGCGAGGAGCGCCATGAGCACGCCGTCCTTCTCGCGGATGTGGCCGCGAATCGTGAACCCGCCGCTCTCCTCGCCGCCGACGAGCGCGTCGTGGTCCGCGATGGCCTGTGCGACCCACTTGAACCCGACCGGCGTCTCGTGGACCTCCTCGCCGTGTTTCTCGGCGATGCGGTCGATGAGGAACGTGGTCGAGACTGTGCGAATCGCCGACCCCGAGTCGGCTTCGAGGAGGTACTCGTACAGCGCGGCGAAAAAGAGGTTCTCGTCCAAGAAGCCGCGTTCGGGCGTGACGACGGCGATGCGGTCGGCGTCGCCGTCGTTCGCTATTCCGAGGTCGGCGTCGCCGTCCTCGACCGCTGCGACGAGTTCTTGAAGATTCTCCTCGCTCGGTTCCGGCGACGACCCGCCGAATTCCGGGTCCCGTTCACAGCGGAGGCATTCGACGCTCGCACCCGCTTCTTCGAGGAGTTCGTCGGTGACGCCGCGGCCGCTCCCGTGCATGGCGTCGTAGACGACCGAGAGATCCTCGAAGTCGGCGTCCACGAGGTCGAAGGCGTGGTCGGCGTACGGGGCAACCAAGTCCTCCTCGCTGACCCGGCCGTGTTCGGACTCCGGCAACGGGTCGGGTTCGGCGAGTCGGGCCATTATCTCGTCGGTCACTTCGGGGAGGGCGGGCGCGCCGTCGGACGGGATGAACTTCACGCCGTTGTACTCCGGCGGGTTGTGCGAGGCGGTTATCATCAGTCCGCCCGCGAGGTCGCGGTCCACGAGCGTCCACGCGAGAATCGGCGTCGGGGTGTCCCGCTCGGGGATGAGCACGTCGAACCCGTTCGCGGCGAGGACGCGACAGAGGTCCTCCGCGAATCCGCGCGACGTTTCGCGTGCGTCGTAGCTCACGGCGACCGTCTCGCCCGCACGGTCCTCGACTTCGCGGAGGTAGTCGGCGACCGCTTGGCCTACGATTTGCACTCGTGGCGACGTGAACTCGTCGAGCGTCGCCCGCCAGCCGTCGGTTCCGAACGAAATCGGCGTATCCATACATCGTTCGTCACCGCCGGGGTCGAAAAAACCACCGTGTGGCGTGGTCCCAGAGAAGTATAGAACACCCAACCAAAGCGCGCTTTCGGGAACCGTTTTGTGAACTCGACGTGAATTCCCGCTCATGAGACGAAGACGAGCGGTATCCGCATCGACGTGCTACTGGAATACGGGACAGTTCAAACGATACCAACGACGGCCAGGACGGAACAAGCCCGTTAAACGTTCGCGGCACCAACGAGGTGAATAATGCAACCCAAACCGACAGTCGTCGCGGTATGCGGCAGCATGCGCGACGGAAGTCACACGCGGACAGCCCTGAAACACGTCCTCGACGCCGCCGCGGAAGCAGGGGCCGAGACGGAACTCATCGACGTTCGGGAGTACGACCTCCCGATATTCGACCCCGACGAGGAGATGCCGGAGGATGCGGAGGAGATAACGCGGAAGATTCGAGAAGCGGATTCCGTCGTGCTCGGCAGTCCGGTGTACCACGGGTCGTACACTTCCGCCTTCCGCAACGTCCACGACTACTGTAGCTTCGACGAGTTCGAGGATACCACCGTCGGTCTGCTCGCGGTGGCCGGTGGTGGCTCCTACGGCAGCACGCTGGACCACATGCGAATCACCGTTCGCGGCGTCCACGGGTGGGTGCTCCCACACCAAGTCGGGATTCGGAAGGCCTACGACCAGTTCGAGAACGGCGAGTTCAAGGACGAGGATTTGGAAGAGCGAACGCGAAAACTCGGCGAACAGGCCGCGAAATACGCCTTCATCACGCCCGACGTCACCTCGGCGGAAGCCGACGAGACGGAGGCGGGGGAAGCGGCGGCGGACGACTGAAACCGGTTTCGAAAAACTCTCAGTCGATAAGACCTCTCAGTCGATAAGACGTTCCTTTTCCGCGCGGCGCAGCTGTTTTATCTCGTATTCGCGGGACATCGCGGCGGATTTCGACTCGAATCGCTCGGTGTGGCGCAACGTAACGGGCGTCCTGCCGCGGGTGTATTTCGCCCCGTTTCCGGCGTCGTGTTCCGCCACCCGGCGGTCGACGTCGGTCGTGTAGCCGGTGTAAAAAGTGCCGTCACTGCATTCGACGACGTAAACCCAGTGGTCGGTCACACCTGACAGGCTTCGCGTGGTTCGTCTTTGTCCTGTCGGTTCCGCCCCCGTTCAGCCACAGCGGGCTATACTTTTTGCGCACGCTCTCGTGCCACCTCGGCGATACCTGCGTTCGCCGAGCAAGCAGGGCAAGCGCGGATGTAACCGGATTCGTCAGCGAAGACGCGCGCAAATCGTT is part of the Haladaptatus paucihalophilus DX253 genome and encodes:
- a CDS encoding ATP-grasp domain-containing protein; protein product: MVRQESRSLGIVTGERAPELSENGRSVQAELRDRGWAAEPVIWMDEDIDWSRFDVALVRSCWNYHIRPDAFREWTEIVEEAGVTLLNPGEVVRWNMHKFYLRELAAEGVDILPTAWVERGSDGNLRTVLRENGWQEAVVKPAIGTSSANAWRTSVDEAADRQEEFETLVADRGVLVQQFAPEIADGERSLVFFGGEFSHARRRYPADGDFRAHNRYGGTGEAYDPPRKPVEQARDVLETACEILDIDPVSLPYARVDGLERGGDDGEGGDNRVGGDNRDGGDDEQTGEFHLMELELIEPYLSLDTREGAVTTFADAIESALRVVRK
- a CDS encoding phosphoglucomutase/phosphomannomutase family protein yields the protein MDTPISFGTDGWRATLDEFTSPRVQIVGQAVADYLREVEDRAGETVAVSYDARETSRGFAEDLCRVLAANGFDVLIPERDTPTPILAWTLVDRDLAGGLMITASHNPPEYNGVKFIPSDGAPALPEVTDEIMARLAEPDPLPESEHGRVSEEDLVAPYADHAFDLVDADFEDLSVVYDAMHGSGRGVTDELLEEAGASVECLRCERDPEFGGSSPEPSEENLQELVAAVEDGDADLGIANDGDADRIAVVTPERGFLDENLFFAALYEYLLEADSGSAIRTVSTTFLIDRIAEKHGEEVHETPVGFKWVAQAIADHDALVGGEESGGFTIRGHIREKDGVLMALLAAAIAAERPFDDRVDDLLAEFGEIHQNKISLDCPDDEKERVLADLEAELPDEVAGHDVADVVTKDGFKILLDDGSWLLVRPSGTEPAMRIYAEGESDDRVRDLLDAGTELVEPLI
- a CDS encoding NADPH-dependent FMN reductase, giving the protein MQPKPTVVAVCGSMRDGSHTRTALKHVLDAAAEAGAETELIDVREYDLPIFDPDEEMPEDAEEITRKIREADSVVLGSPVYHGSYTSAFRNVHDYCSFDEFEDTTVGLLAVAGGGSYGSTLDHMRITVRGVHGWVLPHQVGIRKAYDQFENGEFKDEDLEERTRKLGEQAAKYAFITPDVTSAEADETEAGEAAADD
- a CDS encoding GIY-YIG nuclease family protein, which codes for MTDHWVYVVECSDGTFYTGYTTDVDRRVAEHDAGNGAKYTRGRTPVTLRHTERFESKSAAMSREYEIKQLRRAEKERLID
- a CDS encoding DUF7563 family protein, encoding MPNCDHCGAHVSERFARVFADESGYIRACPACSANAGIAEVARERAQKV